A window from Hymenobacter volaticus encodes these proteins:
- the tatC gene encoding twin-arginine translocase subunit TatC, protein MDQQHSSSGHPVMGQQQEMSFIDHLEALRWHIIRSAIAIVVFTTAAFLAKDFLFHDLILGPSRGDFWTYRAFCRFGQWIHAESLCIGEPTFDLQNRQMSGQLTMHISSSFVVGLALAFPYTFWEIWRFVKPGLYPHEQANSRGAVFFVSILFIIGLLFGYFIAAPLSINFLASYQLDSTIENQIDLQSYISTLTTMSLSCAFVFELPMIVFFLAKAGLITPEIMRLYRKHAIVVILVIAAIITPPDISAQIIVTIPIVLLYELSINIARVVTRNRTKMLNDRLAQNGGVS, encoded by the coding sequence GTGGATCAACAACATTCCTCTTCCGGGCACCCTGTGATGGGGCAACAGCAGGAAATGTCTTTCATTGACCACTTGGAGGCCCTGCGGTGGCATATCATCCGCTCGGCTATTGCCATTGTGGTGTTTACTACGGCTGCTTTCCTAGCCAAGGATTTCCTATTTCACGACCTGATTCTGGGGCCGTCGCGCGGCGACTTCTGGACCTATCGGGCCTTCTGTCGCTTCGGCCAGTGGATTCACGCCGAAAGCTTGTGCATCGGGGAGCCAACCTTCGATTTGCAGAACCGCCAGATGAGCGGGCAGCTTACCATGCACATCAGCTCCTCGTTTGTGGTGGGGCTGGCGTTGGCGTTTCCCTACACGTTTTGGGAAATCTGGCGCTTCGTAAAGCCGGGCCTTTACCCGCACGAGCAAGCCAACTCGCGCGGGGCTGTGTTCTTTGTGTCGATCTTGTTTATCATCGGGTTGCTGTTCGGGTACTTCATTGCCGCCCCCCTCAGCATCAACTTCCTGGCATCCTACCAGCTCGACTCCACGATTGAAAATCAGATCGACCTGCAGAGCTACATCAGCACGCTCACAACCATGAGTTTGTCGTGTGCTTTCGTGTTCGAGTTGCCAATGATTGTGTTCTTCTTGGCTAAAGCCGGGTTGATTACACCCGAAATCATGCGCCTGTACCGCAAGCACGCTATTGTGGTCATCCTCGTTATTGCGGCCATCATCACGCCTCCTGACATTTCCGCGCAGATCATCGTCACGATTCCGATTGTGCTGCTCTACGAGCTAAGCATCAACATTGCCCGCGTCGTGACCCGCAACCGCACCAAAATGCTCAACGACCGACTCGCTCAAAACGGCGGCGTGAGCTAG
- the glyA gene encoding serine hydroxymethyltransferase produces METQAPTLTQDTAIFNLIQREKERQTHGIELIASENYVSEQVMRAQGSILTNKYAEGLPGKRYYGGCEIVDQIEQLAIDRAKELFGVEWVNVQPHSGAQANAAVMLAVLNPGDKILGFDLSHGGHLTHGSPVNFSGKLYKPTFYGVEPETGLIDWEKVKETARREQPKLIICGASAYSRDWNYQALREAADEVGALLLADISHPSGLIAKGLLNNPFDYCHIVTTTTHKTLRGPRGGLIMLGKDFENPFGLKTPKGELRMMSALLDSGVFPGTQGGPLEHVIGAKAVAFGEALSDSYTEYTQQVIRNAQALAKGFTDRGYQIISGGTDNHLMLIDLRSKGLSGKLAENTLIKADITINKNMVPFDDKSPFVTSGMRIGSAAVTTRGLRETDMARIVDLIDDVLMHNDDDAYLLRVRGQVNEWMQQFPLFA; encoded by the coding sequence ATGGAAACGCAAGCCCCAACCCTGACCCAAGACACCGCCATCTTCAACCTGATTCAGCGCGAAAAAGAGCGGCAAACCCATGGTATTGAACTAATTGCTTCTGAGAACTATGTTTCGGAGCAGGTGATGCGGGCACAGGGCTCCATCCTAACCAATAAGTACGCCGAGGGCCTGCCTGGCAAGCGCTACTACGGCGGCTGCGAAATCGTTGATCAAATCGAGCAATTGGCCATCGACCGGGCCAAAGAATTGTTTGGCGTGGAATGGGTGAACGTGCAGCCCCACTCCGGTGCACAAGCCAACGCCGCCGTCATGCTGGCTGTCCTCAACCCCGGCGACAAAATTCTCGGCTTCGACTTGAGCCACGGCGGCCACCTCACCCACGGCTCTCCCGTCAACTTCTCGGGCAAACTTTACAAGCCAACTTTCTATGGTGTGGAGCCCGAAACCGGCCTCATCGATTGGGAAAAGGTGAAAGAAACTGCTCGTCGCGAACAGCCCAAGCTCATTATCTGCGGTGCCTCGGCCTACTCCCGCGACTGGAACTACCAGGCGCTGCGCGAAGCCGCCGACGAGGTAGGCGCTCTGCTGCTAGCTGATATTTCGCACCCTAGCGGCTTGATTGCCAAAGGCTTGCTCAACAACCCGTTCGACTATTGCCACATCGTCACGACGACCACGCACAAGACGTTGCGCGGCCCCCGTGGCGGCCTCATCATGTTAGGCAAAGACTTCGAGAATCCGTTTGGCTTAAAGACGCCGAAAGGCGAACTGCGCATGATGTCGGCTTTGCTGGACTCTGGCGTATTCCCTGGCACCCAAGGCGGCCCCTTAGAGCACGTTATCGGCGCGAAGGCCGTGGCGTTCGGCGAAGCACTGAGCGACTCCTATACCGAATACACTCAGCAAGTGATTCGTAACGCCCAAGCGCTGGCCAAGGGCTTCACCGACCGGGGCTACCAAATCATTTCGGGCGGCACCGACAACCACCTCATGCTGATTGACTTGCGCAGCAAAGGCCTCAGTGGTAAGCTGGCCGAAAACACGCTCATCAAGGCCGACATCACCATCAACAAAAACATGGTGCCCTTCGACGACAAGTCGCCCTTCGTGACCAGCGGCATGCGCATCGGTTCGGCAGCCGTTACCACCCGTGGCCTGCGCGAAACCGACATGGCCCGTATCGTCGACCTGATTGATGACGTACTAATGCATAATGACGACGATGCTTACCTGCTGCGCGTGCGCGGCCAGGTGAACGAGTGGATGCAGCAGTTTCCTCTCTTCGCATAA
- a CDS encoding FtsX-like permease family protein translates to MDVPLLIARRYFLSKKKRNIISIISNISMIGVAVGTMALVIVLSVFNGLEDLVRTLYGKSDPDLLVTAVQGKSFPVNTKMLDDLRRIQGVGLLTEVIEDNALLQYHDRQMVVKMKGVSENYYTQSRIDSAIVEGDHRLLRGGDEPYALLGAGVQHELSIALNNRLAPLHLLYPRNTGKKTLSMNPENAFTEQSILAGGVFLIEQHMDDSYIFVPLDFAQSLLQYGNRRTALELGVGDEHDIQEVKALVKKQLGSQFRVLDSDEQHVSLLKAIKVEKMFVFITFAFILLIASLNIFFSLSMLVIDKRKDVAILLAMGATPLNIRRIFLLEGAIVALVGAVTGLALGVGICWAQQTFHIVSMGMATSVVDSYPVKMQFSDIALTGLAIIFITLTVSIRPALNAAKIDVRENL, encoded by the coding sequence ATGGACGTTCCCTTGCTCATTGCCCGGCGTTATTTTCTCTCGAAGAAGAAGCGCAATATTATCAGCATCATTTCCAACATCTCCATGATTGGGGTGGCGGTCGGAACCATGGCGCTGGTCATTGTGCTATCGGTATTCAATGGGCTCGAAGACCTAGTGCGCACGCTCTACGGCAAGTCGGATCCTGATTTACTGGTGACGGCTGTGCAAGGCAAGTCGTTTCCCGTCAATACCAAAATGCTCGATGACTTGCGGCGCATTCAAGGCGTCGGTTTGCTTACCGAAGTTATCGAAGACAATGCCCTGCTTCAGTACCACGACCGCCAGATGGTGGTGAAGATGAAGGGGGTTTCGGAAAACTATTACACCCAAAGCCGCATCGATTCGGCTATTGTGGAGGGCGACCACCGGCTGCTGCGCGGCGGCGACGAGCCGTACGCACTGTTGGGAGCCGGCGTGCAGCATGAGTTGAGCATTGCCCTCAACAACCGCTTGGCCCCGTTGCACCTCCTCTATCCGCGCAACACGGGCAAGAAGACGCTGTCGATGAATCCGGAAAACGCTTTCACCGAGCAAAGTATCTTGGCTGGTGGCGTTTTCCTGATCGAGCAGCACATGGACGACAGCTATATCTTTGTGCCCCTCGACTTTGCCCAGAGCCTGCTACAATACGGCAACCGGCGTACCGCCTTGGAACTAGGCGTAGGCGATGAGCACGATATTCAGGAAGTAAAGGCGCTGGTTAAAAAGCAACTTGGCAGCCAGTTCCGCGTCCTGGACTCCGATGAACAACACGTGAGTTTGCTGAAAGCCATCAAGGTGGAGAAGATGTTCGTGTTCATCACATTCGCCTTCATCTTGCTCATTGCTTCGCTCAACATCTTCTTCTCGCTCTCGATGCTGGTTATCGACAAGCGCAAGGACGTCGCCATTTTGCTAGCGATGGGTGCAACGCCGCTCAATATTCGGCGCATATTCCTGCTTGAGGGCGCTATTGTCGCCTTGGTGGGAGCCGTTACGGGTCTGGCGCTCGGAGTGGGTATTTGTTGGGCTCAGCAGACCTTCCACATCGTGAGTATGGGCATGGCTACCAGCGTGGTAGATTCATACCCGGTGAAGATGCAGTTCTCGGACATC
- a CDS encoding class I SAM-dependent methyltransferase, with the protein MHYDPIKRSLGEVFNRTPLLRRLFYHLLDLLLLRTWHVHRELRQWAKGRTTEALNILDAGSGYGQYTYWLSSMSAKWHILAVDVKDEQIADSNKFFRQIGRTNVQFAVQDLVLYQEPNTFDMALAVDVMEHILEDVEVFRNVHASLKDGGMLLISTPSDQGGSDVHSDDETSFIEEHVRDGYNIHEIQQKLRTAGFERIEAQYSYGEPGQISWRLSMKYPILMLGYSKWFFVLLPFYYLITFPFCLLLNWMDANTKHDSGTGLIVKAWK; encoded by the coding sequence TTGCATTACGATCCGATAAAACGCTCTTTGGGCGAGGTTTTCAACCGCACCCCACTGCTGCGGCGCTTGTTCTATCATCTGCTCGATTTGCTGCTGCTGCGTACTTGGCACGTGCACCGGGAACTCCGTCAGTGGGCCAAAGGCCGCACCACCGAGGCGCTTAACATTCTGGATGCCGGATCCGGCTACGGGCAATACACCTACTGGCTGTCGAGTATGAGTGCGAAGTGGCACATTCTGGCCGTTGATGTGAAAGACGAGCAGATTGCCGACTCCAACAAGTTCTTCCGCCAGATCGGGCGGACCAACGTGCAATTTGCGGTGCAGGATTTGGTGCTGTATCAAGAGCCCAACACCTTCGATATGGCGTTGGCCGTGGACGTGATGGAGCACATTCTGGAAGACGTGGAAGTGTTTCGCAACGTGCACGCCTCCCTCAAAGACGGCGGTATGCTGCTCATCTCTACCCCCTCCGACCAAGGCGGTTCCGACGTGCATTCCGACGACGAAACCAGCTTCATTGAAGAGCACGTGCGCGACGGCTACAACATCCACGAGATACAGCAGAAACTGCGCACGGCCGGCTTCGAGCGGATTGAGGCTCAGTACAGTTACGGCGAGCCCGGCCAGATATCGTGGCGCCTGAGCATGAAGTATCCTATTCTGATGCTTGGCTACTCGAAGTGGTTTTTCGTGCTGTTGCCGTTCTACTATCTCATCACCTTCCCGTTCTGCTTGCTCCTCAACTGGATGGACGCCAACACCAAGCACGACTCCGGTACCGGCCTCATCGTGAAGGCTTGGAAATAG
- the rpiB gene encoding ribose 5-phosphate isomerase B, whose translation MDTIALGSDHAGFEYKQMLAQWLRDNGYEVRDFGTHSPASVDYPDFVHPLAEAITSGELERGILVCGSANGVCITANKHRGVRAAIAWEPELASLARQHNDANILCVPARFISEENARIIANQFLTTAFEGGRHQTRVSKIDG comes from the coding sequence ATGGACACCATTGCTCTAGGCTCCGACCACGCCGGCTTCGAATACAAGCAGATGCTAGCCCAATGGCTGCGCGATAATGGCTACGAAGTCCGTGACTTCGGCACTCACTCTCCAGCCTCGGTAGACTATCCCGACTTTGTGCACCCGCTGGCCGAAGCCATTACCAGTGGCGAACTGGAACGGGGCATTCTGGTGTGCGGCTCTGCCAACGGCGTGTGCATCACGGCCAACAAGCACCGCGGTGTCCGGGCGGCTATTGCTTGGGAACCGGAGTTGGCTTCGCTGGCCCGTCAGCACAACGACGCCAACATCTTATGCGTGCCTGCCCGCTTCATCAGTGAGGAAAACGCCCGCATCATTGCCAACCAGTTTCTGACAACCGCTTTTGAAGGCGGACGCCACCAAACCCGCGTGAGCAAAATTGACGGATAA
- a CDS encoding ribosome-binding factor A: MESKRQQKVSSLLQQELATVFQRDLPHLFPGLAPGIVGVRVSPDLGVARVYLSQLLAREGSGQEMLDLVEDNHKEIRQALAKRIRQQLRIVPNLVFFLDDSAAYAAKMDQVLSQLDIPAAEPEADDQPDAEAPKRPKLFTDDSE, encoded by the coding sequence ATGGAAAGTAAACGACAGCAAAAAGTATCCAGCTTGTTGCAGCAAGAGCTGGCCACCGTGTTTCAGCGCGACCTGCCCCACTTATTTCCGGGCCTCGCACCGGGTATCGTAGGTGTGCGCGTCTCCCCCGACTTAGGCGTGGCCCGTGTTTATTTGAGCCAGTTGTTGGCGCGCGAAGGCAGCGGCCAAGAGATGCTGGATTTGGTGGAAGACAACCACAAAGAGATTCGGCAGGCACTGGCCAAGCGCATTCGCCAACAGTTGCGCATCGTGCCGAACCTGGTGTTCTTCCTCGACGATTCTGCTGCGTACGCTGCCAAAATGGACCAAGTGCTGAGCCAGCTCGATATTCCGGCCGCCGAACCCGAGGCCGACGACCAGCCCGACGCCGAAGCGCCCAAACGCCCTAAACTCTTCACCGACGATAGTGAGTGA
- a CDS encoding beta-1,3-glucanase family protein, which translates to MKKLTLLSILVLLLSAWLLPLGSLAQGSIPFTIANNSPYADNTLYVAIVGLNPAGQHVWIDPRTSQVLPMNSSYNTVLGPTYNGNTGPGQNSRYASCFFRLSDIPNKTFTLPYIAGCRVFIAQGQQLYFYFYGSTGAPSGYAAPNAQNPSDPNRGILYEFIELTNNQFGFFGNTTRVDSYKYPMGLELFGNGYQKRTGELKSHAEIVAAYKANVPTEFQGTVNNTTGEITFPSKTAAFYDGTNGTTPGPYGNYFGSYIDAIWSKYVNEDLIFFAGNAGVFKGRISNGRLTVVGQSGAFTGRTGVVARKPTTQEAFEGKGVLDNRVGDGDCDLVVQAQLTAAINRHVVNTTTPNPGQQNWYDASRYYQTAPMNYYARFWHLPGISVDQLSYGFAYDDVNDQSATLQTPQPTRVVATFGGYAGTAPSGGVATTYKDCNYTGTAVALPVGDYTLGQLQSRGILDNDISSLRVNSGYQVVLYENDNFTGASLTVGSAGNSCLVNNPLGTGNWNDKATSVRVQTASAAFSRQLEAEVANVNNGMTVEACAEGGQNMGFVDQGDYLVWNGINFPTSGTYTIEYRVASGAAGGTVSADLNGGTIQLGNTTIPGTGGWQNWTTVSRTVTVNAGTYNFGIYAQTGGWNINWVRITKSSSARTALATKTSDVATADVQLYPNPVVDQLHLSSSELKLAGSRYRILDTRGRVVSSGAFDQGTATVGALPAGLYLLEVSTKDQQTVVRRFQK; encoded by the coding sequence ATGAAAAAGCTTACTCTGCTTTCTATTCTGGTTTTGCTGCTGAGCGCCTGGCTGTTGCCCTTAGGCAGCTTGGCCCAAGGCAGCATTCCGTTTACCATAGCCAACAACTCGCCCTACGCCGACAACACGCTGTACGTGGCTATTGTGGGCCTAAACCCTGCGGGGCAGCACGTCTGGATAGACCCGCGCACCAGCCAAGTGCTCCCCATGAATTCGTCGTACAACACGGTGCTCGGGCCCACCTACAATGGCAATACCGGGCCGGGGCAGAATTCGCGCTACGCAAGCTGCTTTTTCCGGCTGAGCGACATACCGAATAAGACGTTCACCTTGCCCTACATTGCCGGTTGCCGGGTATTCATTGCGCAGGGGCAGCAACTGTACTTCTATTTCTACGGCTCGACGGGGGCACCCTCGGGCTATGCGGCGCCCAATGCGCAAAATCCGAGTGACCCCAACCGCGGCATTTTGTACGAATTCATTGAGCTGACCAACAATCAGTTCGGTTTCTTCGGCAACACCACCCGCGTGGATTCCTACAAGTACCCGATGGGCCTGGAGCTGTTCGGCAATGGCTACCAGAAGCGCACTGGCGAGTTGAAGTCGCACGCCGAGATTGTGGCGGCTTACAAAGCCAACGTGCCCACTGAGTTTCAGGGTACGGTGAACAACACCACCGGTGAAATCACCTTCCCTTCCAAAACGGCCGCTTTCTACGATGGTACCAACGGCACCACGCCCGGCCCCTATGGCAACTACTTCGGCTCGTACATCGACGCTATTTGGAGCAAGTACGTGAACGAGGATTTGATTTTCTTCGCCGGCAACGCAGGCGTGTTCAAGGGGCGCATCAGCAACGGGCGGCTCACCGTGGTGGGGCAGTCGGGGGCCTTTACGGGCCGTACGGGAGTGGTGGCTCGAAAGCCAACCACCCAAGAAGCTTTCGAGGGCAAAGGCGTGCTCGACAACCGCGTAGGCGACGGAGACTGCGACCTAGTGGTACAGGCCCAACTAACGGCCGCCATCAACCGCCACGTAGTGAACACCACAACGCCCAACCCCGGCCAGCAGAACTGGTACGATGCCAGCCGCTACTACCAAACCGCGCCCATGAACTACTATGCGCGCTTCTGGCACCTGCCCGGCATCAGCGTCGATCAGTTGAGCTACGGCTTTGCGTACGACGATGTAAACGACCAATCTGCCACCCTACAAACCCCGCAGCCAACCCGGGTGGTGGCCACCTTTGGCGGCTACGCGGGCACGGCCCCGAGCGGCGGCGTGGCGACCACCTACAAAGATTGCAACTACACCGGCACCGCCGTGGCGCTGCCCGTAGGCGACTACACACTAGGGCAGTTGCAGAGCCGCGGCATCCTGGACAACGATATTTCTTCGCTCCGGGTGAACAGCGGCTACCAGGTAGTGCTTTATGAAAACGACAACTTCACTGGCGCCTCCCTTACCGTAGGCAGCGCCGGCAATAGCTGCCTGGTCAACAACCCGCTCGGGACCGGCAACTGGAACGATAAGGCTACTTCGGTGCGGGTGCAAACGGCTTCCGCGGCCTTTAGCCGGCAACTGGAAGCCGAGGTCGCCAACGTGAACAACGGCATGACGGTGGAAGCTTGCGCCGAAGGTGGCCAGAACATGGGTTTCGTTGACCAAGGCGACTACTTGGTGTGGAACGGCATCAACTTCCCCACCTCGGGCACCTATACCATTGAGTACCGTGTAGCCAGTGGCGCTGCGGGCGGTACCGTGTCGGCCGACCTAAACGGGGGCACCATTCAGCTAGGAAATACCACGATTCCCGGCACTGGTGGCTGGCAGAACTGGACAACCGTATCCCGGACCGTCACCGTCAATGCCGGTACCTACAACTTCGGCATCTATGCCCAAACTGGCGGGTGGAATATCAATTGGGTACGCATCACCAAAAGCAGCAGTGCCCGCACGGCCCTGGCTACCAAAACCTCCGATGTCGCTACTGCCGACGTTCAGCTCTATCCTAACCCCGTGGTCGACCAGCTGCACCTGAGTAGTTCGGAGCTAAAGCTTGCCGGTAGCCGCTACCGCATCCTCGATACGCGCGGCCGTGTGGTGAGCAGCGGCGCTTTCGACCAGGGTACGGCCACGGTTGGTGCGTTGCCCGCTGGCTTGTACTTGCTGGAAGTCAGCACCAAAGACCAGCAAACTGTTGTCCGCCGCTTCCAGAAATAA